The following proteins are encoded in a genomic region of Magnolia sinica isolate HGM2019 chromosome 1, MsV1, whole genome shotgun sequence:
- the LOC131217000 gene encoding probable inositol oxygenase — MTIIIEQPQLGIEVDEKQIAADSNELILDGGFLVPETNTFGHTFRDYDAESERKKTVEEFYRINHIHQSYDFVKRMREEYGKLNRVEMSIWECCEILNSFVDESDPDLDEPQIEHLLQTAEAIRKDYPDEDWLHLTGLIHDLGKVLLHHSFGELPQWAVVGDTFPVGCAFDESNVHHKYFEQNPDFNNPAYNTKLGVYSEGCGLNNVLMSWGHDDYMYLVAKENKTTLPSAALFIIRYHSFYPLHRLGAYRYLMNEEDVENLKWLQIFNKYDLYSKSKVRVDVEKVKPYYLSLIEKYFPSKLRW; from the exons ATGACAATCATCATTGAACAGCCTCAATTGG GAATTGAAGTTGATGAGAAGCAGATTGCCGCTGATTCAAATGAATTGATATTGGACGGTGGATTTCTAGTGCCGGAAACAAATACGTTCGGACACACATTTAG GGATTACGATGCGGAAAGCGAACGGAAGAAGACCGTTGAAGAATTCTATCGGATAAATCACATCCACCAATCATACGACTTC gtgaagagaatgagagaggagtatGGGAAGCTGAACAGGGTTGAGATGAGTATCTGGGAATGCTGTGAGATCCTCAACTCATTCGTTGACGAGAGCGATCCTGACCTCGATGAGCCTCAGATCGAGCACTTGTTGCAAACAGCGGAGGCGATCAGGAAGGATTATCCTGATGAAGATTGGCTGCACTTGACTGGCCTCATTCATG ATCTAGGAAAGGTTCTGCTTCATCATAGCTTCGGAGAGCTTCCCCAATGGGCTGTTGTCG GTGATACGTTCCCTGTCGGGTGTGCTTTCGATGAATCAAATGTTCATCACAAG TACTTCGAGCAGAATCCCGACTTCAATAATCCTGCTTACAACACAAAGCTTGGAGTTTATTCAGAAGGATGTGGACTCAACAATGTGCTGATGTCGTGGGGGCACGATGACTATATGTACTTG GTGGCCAAGGAGAACAAGACCACTCTACCTTCAGCTGCTCTGTTCATAATCAGATACCATTCATTCTACC CATTACACCGATTGGGAGCATACAGATACCTGATGAATGAGGAGGATGTTGAGAATCTGAAGTGGCTTCAAATATTCAA CAAATATGACCTCTACAGTAAGAGCAAAGTCCGGGTCGATGTCGAGAAAGTAAAGCCATACTACCTATCGCTCATCGAAAAG TACTTCCCTTCAAAGTTAAGATGGTGA